The sequence TAGATCCGCGCTATTCGCTCGCCAACGAACGGACGTTCCTGGCTTGGATCCGTACGTCGTTGGGCATGCTGGCGGTGTCTGCAGGTTTGGTCGCCGTTGACCTGCCCTGGCCCGCCTTCGCGGAACGGGGACTCGCGGTGCTGCTTGCTGCGGCGGCAGCGGCGGCAGCGGTGATCGCTTGGGATCGCTGGCGGAAGGTGGAAGCTGCGATCTTGGATGGGCGACCCGCACCGCCGCCGCGCGCCCACGCGGTCCTTGCCGTCGTTGTCGGTGTCGTGTCGCTCGCGGTCATCGTTCTGGTCCTCACCTAACTGGAGCGGCCCATCGCCCACTCGGCTGGCGACATGTGGGCCATCCCGGTGTCAAGGATTCAACACGTCATCAGAAGGTCATCGGAAACGATGAGCAACTGTTCCGAGACGTTCCGATAGAGTTGAAGGCGTTCGATGGGGAACCTCCTCAACCACCCGAGGTTTCCCAGAGGAACCCGAAGTTTGATGTAGCGCGAGCAGGCACTCCGATCTTGTCCAGAGGTCGCAGGTTCAAATCCTGCCCCCGCTACAAAGTTCAGGCTCGGAATCTACGGATTCCGAGCCTGAAAGCATTTAGAGACTTGATTCTCGTACCACTTACGGCTGAGTTATCCGGACCAACCACGTCCCCGCTTCGCGTCGTAGTCGTCGGCCTTTGCTGAGCGCGTGACGCTGACGGCCCGCTGGTCGGTTGTCGCCATGACTGACCTCACTACCACCACCGCCCGCGACCTCCTGCCCGAGTGGCGCCTCGCGCTCACCTCCGAGCGCAAGAGCCCCAAGACGATCGCCCTCTACCTCGACGCCGTCGGCCGCTACCTGACCTGGACCGAGACCCAGGACCTGCCGCCGATGCGACGCACCAGCCTGCAGACCTGGATCACGACCATGCTGGCTGCCGGTCGGTCGCCCAGCACGGCGCGGATCCGGCAACAGGCCGTGCGCCGCTACGCTGCCTGGCTTCTCGCAGTCGGGCACCTGGATGGTGCCCCGTTCCAGGGCATGACCTCGCCCAAGCTGGACCAGCCCGTGGTCGACCCGCTCACTGTCGCGCAGGTCCGCGCGCTCCTGCAGACCTGCCAGCCGGAGGCCGCCGACGTTCCCGCGACGGCGCGTCCGCTACGGCACGCCCGCGACGAGGCAATCATCCGGCTGATGGCCGAGACCGGGATCCGGCTCAGCGAGGTCATCGCCCTCACCGCGGGCGACCTCGACCTCGCGACTGGCCTCGTCACGATCCGGCGCGGCAAGGGCGGCCGCGGCCGCGTCATCCCCATCGGCCAGGCCACAGCTACCGCGATCCGCACCTACCTCGCCGTTCGCACCACCCAGCCCCATGCCGATCGCGAAGAACTCTGGCTCGGCGAACGTCGCTGCGGGCTCGCCGCCGACGCCCTCTACCGCTCCCTGCGCCGACGCGCCGAACGAGCCGGCATCACCGGGTTCCGACCCCACCGACTCCGCCACACCGCGGCCCACCGCTGGCTGGCCGCCGGCGGCTCCGAGTCCGGCCTGATGGCCATGGCCGGCTGGACCCGCGTCGAGATGCTCATCCGCTACACCCGCGCCAACGCCAGCGAACGCGCCGCCGCCGAAGCCCGGCGTCTCGACCTCGGGAACCTGTGAACGCGTTGGAGCCTCGGGAGAGCGGAAGAAGACCCACCCGAAGATTGAAACGCTCCGTTTGCTTCGAGTATTGCGAATTCGTGCCCGCCTCGAGAAAAGAAGCACCATGACCGCATTGACCACTCGTCCCGTCCAACCCCGGCAGCGCCGCCGTCGCGCCGCGCCGCACGTCAAGGACGACCTCGCCACCCACCCCGACAGCGTCATCCGACTCCTCCCGGCCGCGACCCCAAGGAGACGCTTGTTGTGCTGGCGCAGTCGAGCTCGCCACCCAGCAGGCCGCAGAGCTCCTCGACGTCAGCCGGCCCTGCCTCATCGGTCTGCTCGCCGCCGGCGACCACGAGTACCGCAAGGTCGGCAAGCACCGCCGGATCAAGGCCAGCCCCTGATGGTCTACATGGCCGTGATGAACAGGGGCCGCCCCGCGACGCCGCCGACGGACTGACCAGGAGAAGGGCGTGCTTGACGGTGCTGTTCGTCGTCCTCTGCGACGCAGACGTGCTCTACCCGAGCATCTCCGGGACTCGCTGATGGGCATTGGCCGAGACGGGCTCGTCCAGGCGGAGGGGATGGACTAGATCCTCGACCAGGTCTTCCCGACCTCGTCGCGAGCCGACCCGGCCTCGACCCGCAGAAGCGTGCCCGTACGCGTGAGCTCATGAACCGTGCCGTCCGTGACTGCTTGGTATCTGTCGGTGCCCATGCCTTCTTAGCTGCCGCTTCGCATCCGGATTGCCAGCCGCCGGTTCCACCAGCCCGGCTGGGCGGCCGCTTGCGCCAGCAGACGGTCGTACTCGCGCGGTGTCAGCCAGCGCAGTGCCGGTACGGCGACGAGGCCGGCCGCGAGCGAGCGCCCACGGCCAGGCGCTGAGGTTCTCGACCAGTCCGCCCACGACGGCCACGGCCGACACCTGGAGCACCATGTTGTAGGGAACGATCAACACGCCCTCGATCCCCTCGCACTCCACCAGCCAGGGGAGTCCGTGCCAGGTCGCCCGCGGCCAGCTCGCATAGTGCGAGATCACCGCGGCCGCGAACAGCCCGTTCGCGGCCGCGAACCTACGGTCTCCGCGCGGGCCAGGGAGACGACCGGCGGTCCGGTAGGCGCCGGCGGTCGCCAGGGCGTACCCCGCGACGGCGGGCCGCACGCCGATCCGCGGGGCACCCGGCACCCCGACCCCGACGGCTAGCTCGTAGCCGAGGTGGCTGGCCACGGCGACTATCCCGAGCCGGGTCCAGCGACGGTAGGGCATGCGTCTCAGGGTACCCGCGCGGCTACTGGTCAGCGGACGTCCTCGGACCGGGACAGGAGTCCGCACTCGCGCGTGTGCGGACCGGCGGAGTGGTCGACCAGA comes from Nocardioides piscis and encodes:
- a CDS encoding YidH family protein; protein product: MTGGDVDPRYSLANERTFLAWIRTSLGMLAVSAGLVAVDLPWPAFAERGLAVLLAAAAAAAAVIAWDRWRKVEAAILDGRPAPPPRAHAVLAVVVGVVSLAVIVLVLT
- a CDS encoding tyrosine-type recombinase/integrase produces the protein MTDLTTTTARDLLPEWRLALTSERKSPKTIALYLDAVGRYLTWTETQDLPPMRRTSLQTWITTMLAAGRSPSTARIRQQAVRRYAAWLLAVGHLDGAPFQGMTSPKLDQPVVDPLTVAQVRALLQTCQPEAADVPATARPLRHARDEAIIRLMAETGIRLSEVIALTAGDLDLATGLVTIRRGKGGRGRVIPIGQATATAIRTYLAVRTTQPHADREELWLGERRCGLAADALYRSLRRRAERAGITGFRPHRLRHTAAHRWLAAGGSESGLMAMAGWTRVEMLIRYTRANASERAAAEARRLDLGNL